Proteins from one Bacteroides mediterraneensis genomic window:
- a CDS encoding pyocin knob domain-containing protein — MGGLLPESTPNFKGLMPAKESMPYNGNIPANTDLNTLSQGVWIKTSETTGLKNAPDSVGSDSFLIEIRRYFGQTIGVGTGYQIQTITSQNGATFKRIYWNNAWQSWKSL, encoded by the coding sequence GTGGGAGGACTACTGCCGGAATCAACTCCAAATTTTAAAGGATTAATGCCTGCGAAAGAATCTATGCCTTACAATGGAAATATTCCTGCAAATACCGATTTAAACACATTAAGCCAAGGTGTTTGGATTAAAACATCAGAAACTACAGGTTTAAAAAACGCTCCTGACAGTGTTGGCAGTGATTCATTTTTAATCGAAATTAGACGTTATTTTGGACAAACAATAGGTGTTGGAACAGGATACCAGATTCAGACAATAACTTCGCAAAACGGAGCCACATTTAAAAGAATATACTGGAACAACGCATGGCAGAGTTGGAAATCATTATAA
- a CDS encoding site-specific integrase, which yields MEKIRYRLVYNRKKQLNKQGTALVQVEASLNQRKIYFKTNIYLRPEHWDKQTAQVCNHPQANDLNAMLFEYVLHLQAIELSFWKRGISPTLSLLKDAIKKDTPVSVTFPVFAKEYVKHSDRRQSTKDNLITTINVLQEFRPGLDFKDITYTFLKDFEAYLREKGNGVNTVAKHLRQLRTLVNEAINQGYIHADAYPFRKFKIKQEKGRHEFLTPDELRKLENLEVHDKKLRHVLDAFLFCCYVGLRFSDFCQLSPENYIKVNGKKWLHFKSIKTGIELRLPLHLLFDGKALAILDRYNIEEFASLGCNSDVNKYLAQIAGMARIKKHITYHTARHTCATLLIHQGVPITTVQKLLGHTSVKTTEIYSEVLSSTILRDLKAVKTRKKTARFSTKFCGPVEFG from the coding sequence ATGGAAAAAATAAGATACCGCCTTGTCTATAATCGAAAGAAACAACTCAACAAGCAAGGAACAGCTCTAGTACAAGTCGAAGCATCCCTCAATCAGCGTAAAATATACTTCAAAACAAACATTTACTTACGTCCGGAGCACTGGGACAAGCAGACAGCGCAGGTATGCAACCATCCGCAAGCTAACGACCTGAACGCTATGTTGTTTGAGTATGTCCTTCACTTGCAGGCCATAGAATTGTCTTTCTGGAAGAGAGGAATCTCGCCCACACTGTCACTATTGAAGGACGCGATAAAGAAAGATACCCCTGTTTCTGTCACGTTCCCCGTCTTCGCCAAAGAATACGTAAAGCACTCAGACAGACGTCAAAGCACGAAAGACAACCTGATTACGACGATTAATGTACTGCAAGAATTCAGACCTGGGCTTGACTTTAAAGACATCACATACACATTCCTGAAGGATTTTGAGGCATATTTACGGGAAAAGGGGAATGGGGTTAATACCGTTGCTAAACATCTAAGACAACTCCGTACGTTGGTCAATGAGGCTATCAATCAGGGATACATTCACGCAGATGCTTACCCGTTCAGGAAATTCAAAATCAAGCAGGAGAAGGGCCGACACGAGTTCCTGACACCTGACGAGTTGCGTAAGCTGGAGAACCTGGAAGTGCATGACAAGAAGCTACGTCACGTGCTTGATGCATTCCTATTCTGTTGCTACGTAGGGTTGCGCTTCTCCGACTTCTGCCAGCTGTCCCCGGAAAATTATATCAAGGTTAATGGTAAAAAGTGGCTGCATTTCAAGTCAATCAAAACCGGAATAGAACTACGGCTCCCGCTGCATCTTCTATTCGATGGAAAGGCATTGGCTATTCTGGACCGCTACAACATAGAAGAATTTGCCAGCCTTGGATGTAATTCGGATGTGAACAAATACCTCGCACAGATAGCCGGAATGGCACGTATAAAGAAGCACATAACCTACCACACGGCCCGTCATACATGTGCGACCCTACTCATCCATCAAGGGGTTCCGATTACTACCGTGCAAAAGCTTTTAGGCCACACTTCGGTCAAAACGACTGAGATTTATTCGGAGGTTCTTTCATCAACAATTCTTCGGGATTTGAAGGCTGTAAAAACACGAAAAAAAACAGCTCGATTTTCAACCAAATTTTGCGGCCCGGTAGAGTTTGGGTAG
- a CDS encoding N-acetylmuramoyl-L-alanine amidase: protein MNKIDSIVIHCSATKAVQDIGKKEINQMHVARGFQCIGYNYVIRLDGTVEVGRSLTIDGAHCNSKGFSGVSYNKHSIGICYVGGLDVNGKAADTRTPAQKKALAKLIKELCSKYQIVEILGHRDTSPDLDGDGIVEPEEWTKMCPCFDVRAEYPFIPEIVVKP, encoded by the coding sequence ATGAACAAAATAGATTCGATTGTTATTCATTGCTCGGCCACGAAAGCCGTGCAGGATATCGGTAAAAAAGAGATTAATCAGATGCATGTAGCTCGTGGTTTCCAATGTATTGGGTATAACTACGTCATCCGTCTTGATGGCACGGTGGAAGTTGGCCGGAGTCTGACAATAGACGGGGCGCACTGTAACAGCAAAGGCTTCAGCGGGGTAAGCTACAATAAACACAGCATCGGTATCTGCTATGTGGGAGGGTTGGATGTAAACGGTAAGGCAGCCGACACCCGAACCCCAGCCCAGAAGAAAGCGTTGGCCAAACTGATTAAAGAGTTGTGCTCAAAGTACCAGATTGTAGAGATTCTTGGCCATCGTGACACATCGCCAGACTTGGACGGCGACGGAATAGTGGAACCGGAAGAATGGACGAAGATGTGCCCTTGCTTCGATGTGCGTGCAGAATATCCTTTTATCCCTGAAATTGTTGTGAAGCCATGA
- a CDS encoding site-specific integrase codes for MATLSLTIFKAKVLKDGRHKIRIALRHKHETTYIVTRFIISENQFKNGQVVKHPEASAINRKLRNILDDLQEKLDSIKHLELYSCRQIKEIISTDNLSEERTFSSACGSFVDYLKSEGRDSYALSIERVGRYFRDFARGDILLSDLTPSLVQNFAAFIRKRKVTEATVNTMLAQMKSVINRAIREWNISYDIHPFVTTRISAAPIRKLDLTVQNFNKIRESSPEKRKLIMARDLFCLSFYLGGMNLIDIMQTDFRKDVLEYSRSKTKGRMQSDNVVALTIPSQAREIICRWMDKRTGKLDFGYKFTYHNFSQYVTYSLGDLAEELNIDERVTFYSARKSFAQYASEIGIPDGIIDYCLGHSDKSKGVIRYYTKVRQKQADMAISRVIDYVNNPEKYKQYIELRSDIMMMRG; via the coding sequence ATGGCAACTCTATCACTTACCATTTTCAAGGCAAAAGTATTAAAGGACGGAAGGCATAAGATAAGAATTGCACTCCGACACAAGCATGAAACAACATATATCGTCACACGATTCATTATTTCAGAGAATCAGTTTAAGAACGGTCAGGTCGTGAAGCATCCAGAGGCATCTGCGATAAACCGGAAACTTAGGAACATCCTTGATGACCTTCAAGAGAAACTGGACTCAATAAAACATCTTGAACTTTATTCCTGCCGTCAAATTAAAGAAATCATATCTACTGACAATCTTTCCGAAGAACGAACTTTTTCATCGGCATGTGGAAGTTTTGTTGATTATCTTAAATCTGAGGGAAGAGATTCATACGCATTGTCTATTGAAAGGGTGGGGAGGTATTTTCGGGACTTTGCAAGGGGGGACATACTTCTCTCAGACTTAACCCCGTCATTAGTCCAGAATTTTGCGGCATTCATACGGAAGCGGAAAGTGACCGAAGCTACAGTAAACACAATGCTTGCTCAGATGAAGTCAGTAATCAACAGAGCGATAAGAGAGTGGAACATATCTTATGACATACATCCTTTCGTGACCACGCGAATATCTGCGGCTCCAATCAGGAAACTTGATTTGACGGTACAGAATTTTAACAAGATTCGTGAATCTTCACCAGAAAAGAGAAAGTTGATTATGGCACGTGACCTTTTTTGCCTTTCCTTTTATCTGGGAGGAATGAATCTTATAGACATTATGCAAACAGACTTTAGAAAAGACGTATTGGAATATTCACGCTCAAAGACTAAAGGAAGAATGCAGTCGGATAACGTGGTTGCATTAACAATTCCATCTCAGGCAAGAGAGATAATATGCAGATGGATGGATAAAAGGACGGGAAAGCTCGACTTTGGGTATAAATTCACATATCACAACTTTTCTCAGTATGTTACGTATTCTCTTGGAGATTTGGCTGAGGAATTGAATATTGATGAACGTGTTACATTTTATTCGGCCCGCAAGTCTTTCGCCCAGTACGCCTCTGAAATAGGCATTCCTGACGGGATAATAGACTACTGCTTAGGGCACTCAGACAAATCAAAGGGGGTTATCCGGTACTACACCAAAGTCCGGCAAAAACAGGCGGATATGGCCATTTCGCGGGTGATTGATTACGTGAACAATCCGGAAAAATACAAGCAATATATTGAACTCCGGTCTGATATTATGATGATGAGAGGATAA
- the carA gene encoding glutamine-hydrolyzing carbamoyl-phosphate synthase small subunit, giving the protein MRNVTLILDDGSRFHGKSFGYEKPVAGEVVFNTAMTGYPESLTDPSYAGQLMTLTYPLVGNYGVPPFTFEANGLPTFMESEKIHAEAIIVSDYSEKYSHWNAVESLADWLKREQIPGITGIDTRELTKMLREHGVMMGKIVFDDEPDNIPEATYAGVNYVDKVSCKEIIRYNEGEGKKKVVLVDCGVKSNIIRCLLKRDVEVIRVPWDYDFNSLQFDGLFISNGPGDPDTCDAAVQNIRKAMQNEKLPIFGICMGNQLLSKAGGAKIYKLKYGHRSHNQPVRLVGTDKCFITSQNHGYAVDNNTLGADWEPLFINMNDGSNEGIRHKKNPWFSAQFHPEAASGPTDTEFLFDEFVKLL; this is encoded by the coding sequence ATGAGAAATGTAACATTGATCCTCGACGACGGGAGCCGCTTTCACGGCAAGTCGTTCGGCTATGAGAAACCGGTAGCCGGTGAAGTGGTGTTCAACACGGCAATGACCGGATACCCTGAAAGCTTGACCGACCCTTCGTATGCCGGTCAGTTGATGACACTGACTTATCCACTGGTCGGTAACTACGGCGTGCCTCCGTTCACGTTCGAAGCAAACGGACTGCCCACTTTCATGGAAAGTGAAAAAATCCATGCCGAAGCGATTATCGTGAGCGACTACAGCGAAAAGTATTCCCACTGGAATGCAGTAGAAAGCCTGGCCGACTGGCTGAAGCGTGAACAGATTCCGGGCATCACGGGCATCGACACACGCGAACTGACCAAGATGCTGCGTGAACACGGTGTGATGATGGGAAAAATCGTGTTCGACGATGAACCGGACAACATCCCGGAGGCTACTTACGCCGGCGTGAACTACGTGGACAAGGTTTCCTGCAAGGAAATCATCCGCTACAACGAAGGCGAAGGCAAGAAAAAAGTAGTGCTCGTGGACTGTGGCGTGAAATCAAACATTATCCGTTGCCTGCTCAAGCGCGACGTGGAAGTTATCCGCGTGCCTTGGGACTATGATTTCAATTCCTTGCAATTCGACGGCCTGTTTATCTCCAACGGTCCGGGCGACCCGGACACATGCGATGCGGCCGTACAGAATATCCGCAAAGCCATGCAGAACGAAAAACTTCCTATCTTCGGTATCTGTATGGGTAACCAGCTGCTTTCAAAAGCTGGTGGAGCTAAAATCTACAAGCTGAAATACGGACACCGCAGCCACAACCAACCGGTACGTCTGGTGGGCACTGACAAATGCTTCATCACTTCTCAGAACCACGGCTACGCAGTGGACAACAACACGCTAGGAGCCGACTGGGAACCGCTCTTCATCAACATGAACGACGGCTCCAACGAAGGTATCCGCCACAAGAAGAATCCTTGGTTCTCGGCACAGTTCCACCCCGAAGCTGCCAGCGGTCCGACCGATACAGAGTTCCTGTTCGACGAGTTTGTAAAGTTGCTGTAA
- the carB gene encoding carbamoyl-phosphate synthase (glutamine-hydrolyzing) large subunit, with the protein MKDNIKKVLLLGSGALKIGEAGEFDYSGSQALKALKEEGIETILINPNIATVQTSEGVADKIYFLPVTPYFVEKVIAKERPDGVLLSFGGQTALNCGVALYKAGVFEKYNARVLGTPVQAIMDTEDRELFVQKLDEIHVKTIKSEAVENIEDARRAAKELGYPVIIRAAYALGGLGSGFCDNEEELNVLAEKAFSFSPQVLVEKSLKGWKEVEYEVVRDRFDNCITVCNMENFDPLGIHTGESIVIAPSQTLTNSEYHKLRELAIRIIRHIGIVGECNVQYAFDPESEDYRVIEVNARLSRSSALASKATGYPLAFVAAKLGLGYGLFDLKNSVTKTTSAFFEPALDYVVCKIPRWDLGKFHGVDRELGSSMKSVGEVMAIGRTFEEAIQKGLRMIGQGMHGFVENKELQIADVDKALREPTDKRIFVISKAMRAGYTVDQIHDLTKIDKWFLDKLMNIMQTSKELHEWGNNHKLLSQLPNELLYKAKRQGFSDFQVARAIGYEGDMEDAILDIRKHRKSVGIVPVVKQIDTLAAEYPAQTNYLYLTYSGVANDVHYLGDHKSIVVLGSGAYRIGSSVEFDWCGVQALNTIRKEGYRSVMINYNPETVSTDYDMCDRLYFDELTFERVMDILDLENPHGVIVSTGGQIPNNLALRLDAQHIHILGTSAKSIDNAEDRDKFSAMLDRIGVDQPEWSALTSMEDINAFIQKVGFPVLVRPSYVLSGAAMNVCSNQEELERFLQLAANVSKKHPVVVSQFIEHAKEVEMDAVAQNGEIVAYAISEHIEFAGVHSGDATIQFPPQKLYVETVRRIKRISRQIAKELNISGPFNIQFLARENDIKVIECNLRASRSFPFVSKVLKINFIELATKVMLGLPVEKPEKNLFELDYVGIKASQFSFNRLQKADPVLGVDMASTGEVGCIGEDTSCAVLKSMLSVGYRIPEKNILMSTGTPKQKVEMLKAAHELKDKGYNIFATGGTSKFLTENGIENTRVFWPSEEGKPQALEMLHKKEIDMVVNIPRDLSAGELDNGYKIRRAAIDLNIPLITNARLASAFIHAFCTMSIDDIAIKSWDEYK; encoded by the coding sequence ATGAAAGATAACATAAAGAAAGTACTATTATTAGGTTCAGGAGCCCTGAAAATCGGTGAAGCAGGTGAATTCGACTACTCCGGCTCACAGGCCCTGAAAGCCCTGAAGGAAGAAGGTATCGAAACCATTCTGATTAACCCGAACATTGCCACCGTGCAGACCTCGGAAGGTGTGGCCGACAAAATTTACTTCCTGCCCGTCACTCCTTATTTCGTAGAGAAAGTCATCGCCAAGGAACGTCCCGACGGTGTGCTGCTGTCGTTCGGTGGACAGACAGCCTTAAACTGCGGTGTAGCTCTTTACAAGGCAGGCGTATTCGAAAAGTACAATGCCCGCGTACTCGGTACTCCGGTACAGGCCATCATGGATACGGAAGACCGTGAGCTGTTCGTACAGAAACTGGACGAAATCCATGTAAAGACCATCAAGAGTGAAGCGGTAGAAAATATCGAAGATGCCCGCCGTGCTGCTAAGGAACTGGGCTATCCGGTCATCATCCGTGCAGCATACGCACTGGGAGGTCTGGGTTCCGGCTTCTGCGACAACGAAGAAGAACTGAACGTGCTGGCCGAAAAAGCCTTCTCTTTCTCTCCGCAGGTCTTGGTAGAAAAGAGCTTGAAAGGCTGGAAGGAGGTAGAATATGAAGTAGTGCGCGACCGCTTCGACAACTGTATCACGGTCTGCAACATGGAAAACTTCGACCCACTGGGTATCCACACCGGTGAAAGTATCGTTATCGCACCTTCACAGACACTGACCAACAGCGAATACCACAAACTTCGTGAACTGGCCATCCGCATCATCCGCCACATCGGTATCGTGGGTGAATGTAACGTACAGTATGCCTTCGACCCGGAATCGGAAGACTACCGCGTGATTGAGGTAAACGCCCGTCTGAGCCGTTCTTCTGCCCTGGCATCTAAAGCAACCGGTTATCCGCTGGCTTTCGTCGCTGCCAAGCTGGGTCTGGGTTACGGATTATTCGACCTGAAGAACTCTGTCACTAAGACTACTTCTGCCTTCTTTGAACCGGCATTGGACTACGTGGTATGTAAGATTCCTCGCTGGGACTTGGGTAAGTTCCACGGCGTAGACCGCGAGCTGGGTTCCAGCATGAAGTCAGTAGGTGAAGTCATGGCCATCGGACGTACTTTTGAAGAAGCCATCCAGAAAGGTCTGCGTATGATTGGTCAGGGCATGCACGGTTTCGTGGAAAACAAGGAACTCCAGATTGCCGATGTAGACAAGGCCCTGCGCGAACCGACCGATAAGCGTATCTTCGTCATCTCAAAAGCCATGCGCGCCGGCTACACCGTAGACCAGATTCACGACCTTACCAAGATTGACAAATGGTTCCTCGACAAGCTGATGAACATCATGCAGACTTCCAAAGAGCTGCACGAGTGGGGCAACAACCACAAACTGCTGTCACAGCTTCCGAACGAACTTCTTTATAAAGCAAAACGTCAAGGATTCTCCGACTTCCAGGTGGCACGCGCCATCGGTTACGAAGGCGACATGGAAGATGCCATCCTCGATATCCGCAAGCACCGTAAGAGCGTAGGTATCGTTCCGGTAGTGAAACAAATCGATACACTGGCCGCTGAATATCCGGCACAGACCAACTACCTGTATCTGACCTACAGCGGTGTGGCCAACGATGTACACTACCTGGGTGACCACAAGAGTATCGTCGTACTCGGTTCAGGTGCCTACCGTATCGGTTCATCCGTAGAATTCGACTGGTGCGGCGTTCAGGCCCTGAACACCATCCGCAAGGAAGGCTATCGTTCCGTCATGATTAACTACAACCCGGAAACCGTATCTACCGACTACGATATGTGCGACCGTCTGTACTTCGACGAACTGACCTTCGAACGTGTAATGGATATCCTCGACCTGGAAAACCCGCACGGTGTGATTGTATCTACCGGCGGACAGATTCCAAACAATCTGGCTCTCCGTCTGGATGCACAGCACATCCACATCCTGGGCACCTCTGCCAAGAGCATCGACAACGCAGAAGACCGCGACAAGTTCTCGGCTATGCTTGACCGCATCGGCGTAGACCAGCCGGAATGGAGCGCACTGACTTCCATGGAAGACATCAACGCCTTCATCCAGAAAGTTGGCTTCCCGGTTCTGGTTCGTCCGTCATACGTACTCTCCGGTGCTGCCATGAACGTATGCTCCAACCAGGAAGAACTGGAACGCTTCCTGCAGCTGGCCGCCAACGTATCCAAGAAGCATCCGGTAGTAGTCAGCCAGTTCATCGAACATGCCAAGGAAGTAGAGATGGATGCCGTGGCACAGAACGGTGAAATCGTTGCCTACGCCATCAGTGAACACATCGAGTTTGCCGGAGTTCACTCAGGTGACGCCACTATCCAGTTCCCGCCGCAGAAACTGTACGTAGAAACCGTACGCCGCATCAAGCGCATCAGCCGTCAGATTGCGAAAGAACTGAACATCTCCGGTCCGTTCAACATCCAGTTCCTTGCCCGCGAAAATGACATCAAGGTGATTGAATGTAACCTGCGTGCCAGCCGTTCGTTCCCGTTTGTCAGCAAGGTATTGAAAATCAACTTCATCGAACTGGCTACGAAAGTCATGCTGGGATTGCCGGTAGAAAAGCCGGAAAAGAACCTCTTCGAACTCGACTATGTAGGTATCAAGGCCAGTCAGTTCTCCTTCAACCGTTTGCAGAAAGCCGACCCGGTACTGGGTGTCGACATGGCTTCTACCGGTGAAGTAGGCTGTATCGGTGAAGACACTTCATGTGCCGTACTGAAATCCATGCTTTCTGTAGGCTACCGCATTCCGGAAAAGAACATCCTGATGTCTACCGGCACACCGAAGCAGAAAGTGGAAATGCTGAAAGCTGCCCATGAATTGAAGGACAAAGGCTACAACATCTTCGCTACAGGTGGTACTTCCAAGTTCCTGACTGAAAACGGCATTGAGAACACCCGCGTATTCTGGCCGAGCGAAGAAGGCAAACCGCAGGCACTGGAAATGTTACACAAGAAGGAAATTGACATGGTAGTCAACATTCCGCGTGATTTGAGCGCCGGCGAGCTGGACAACGGTTACAAAATCCGCCGTGCTGCCATCGACCTGAACATTCCGTTGATTACGAATGCTCGTCTGGCAAGCGCCTTCATCCATGCCTTCTGCACGATGAGCATCGACGACATTGCAATCAAGAGCTGGGACGAATATAAATAA